The Thalassotalea psychrophila genome window below encodes:
- a CDS encoding FadR/GntR family transcriptional regulator, whose amino-acid sequence MANKSATTQSSKSSIIAKKLETMIIDGSLTEGQKLPSERALSQTLKVSRNCLREAIKELNARGVLETKRGSGTHVALFKDIQPSRSLIDLLNNDKKTLTDMFYVRRLLESEATKLATINATKQDKDKISEAFQQLVNLEHSDDGSAVAEKDIAFHRSIYMAANNQVLLLALNSIRDLMMNFMYMLGDKVYPFAQNHRDLIAQHQRIYDAIIKGDAQEAQDAANAHIDAVKQYIKLK is encoded by the coding sequence ATGGCAAATAAATCAGCAACAACACAATCGTCTAAATCATCAATCATAGCTAAAAAGCTCGAAACCATGATCATTGACGGTTCATTAACGGAAGGGCAAAAACTGCCTTCAGAAAGAGCATTAAGTCAAACACTTAAGGTTTCCAGGAACTGCCTTCGCGAAGCTATTAAAGAGCTAAACGCTCGCGGCGTTCTTGAAACCAAGCGAGGTAGTGGCACCCATGTGGCTTTGTTTAAAGATATACAGCCTAGTCGGTCGCTGATTGATTTATTAAATAACGATAAAAAGACTTTGACGGATATGTTTTATGTTCGGCGTTTATTGGAAAGTGAAGCGACCAAGCTGGCAACAATAAATGCGACTAAACAAGATAAAGACAAAATTAGCGAAGCTTTTCAGCAACTTGTTAATTTAGAGCATTCAGATGATGGCTCAGCTGTTGCCGAAAAAGATATCGCCTTTCATCGCAGTATTTATATGGCAGCAAATAATCAGGTGTTATTGCTCGCGCTCAACAGTATTCGCGATTTGATGATGAATTTTATGTATATGCTAGGCGATAAAGTTTACCCATTTGCACAAAATCATCGCGATTTAATCGCCCAGCATCAACGTATTTATGACGCCATAATCAAAGGCGATGCGCAAGAGGCACAAGATGCGGCGAACGCTCATATTGATGCGGTAAAACAGTATATAAAATTAAAATAA
- a CDS encoding metal-dependent hydrolase family protein, whose product MNVKSKMKFVAASVLIAGMSINSVMAAQTLFTNVNVFNGTEDKIYSDLNVLVDGNKITVISAKDISVKDDAMIIDGTGKTLMPGLMDTHVHPNMLIEGGLLAIESARWDEIGAVAAGNTQEWLYEGFTTIRGMGATPNGLKKTIDKGIIDGPRIYPSGSYISQTSGHADIVMASMQENPENSNLVKLGLTQLADGEDEIRKAVRRNFAVGASQIKLMIGGGISSLKGPLFAAQFTDAEITAAVEEAAARDTYVAVHVYQDKHVQRAIRLGVKSIEHGQFISEETARMGKEAGVFFQGNLAGMSPALLEHPVYGGNPIVRAKVEEFIEDSKNYTNIIRKVQPNMAFTADLVNESGVNARRHRDHEKWVWSKEYGNFIALKSMTSSAGELVAMSGGSNPYPGKLGVVEVGALADLLLVDGNPLEDISVIGGNEKWFAAPARDKGIKTLKVIMKDGKIYKNTL is encoded by the coding sequence ATGAACGTGAAGTCTAAAATGAAGTTTGTTGCCGCTAGTGTATTAATTGCTGGGATGAGTATCAATAGCGTTATGGCTGCCCAAACCCTGTTCACCAATGTGAATGTTTTTAACGGCACTGAAGACAAAATTTACAGCGATTTAAATGTATTGGTTGATGGCAATAAAATTACCGTCATTTCAGCAAAAGACATTAGCGTTAAAGATGATGCTATGATCATCGATGGTACGGGTAAAACATTAATGCCAGGCTTAATGGATACTCATGTTCACCCGAATATGCTTATTGAAGGTGGTTTGCTCGCTATTGAATCAGCTCGCTGGGATGAAATTGGCGCCGTTGCAGCGGGTAACACCCAAGAGTGGTTATATGAAGGTTTTACTACCATAAGAGGTATGGGCGCCACACCAAATGGTTTAAAGAAGACTATCGACAAAGGCATTATTGATGGTCCTCGCATCTACCCTTCAGGTAGTTACATATCACAAACATCAGGCCATGCTGATATTGTCATGGCATCGATGCAGGAAAATCCTGAAAATAGTAACTTGGTAAAATTGGGCTTAACCCAACTGGCCGATGGAGAAGACGAAATTAGAAAAGCGGTTCGTCGTAACTTCGCCGTTGGTGCATCGCAAATCAAATTAATGATAGGCGGTGGTATTTCTTCGCTTAAAGGTCCGTTATTTGCCGCACAATTTACCGATGCAGAAATAACAGCAGCAGTTGAAGAAGCTGCAGCTCGAGATACCTATGTTGCAGTGCATGTTTATCAAGATAAACACGTACAACGCGCTATTCGCTTAGGGGTAAAATCTATCGAACATGGTCAGTTTATCTCTGAAGAAACCGCTCGCATGGGTAAAGAAGCAGGAGTGTTCTTCCAAGGGAACTTGGCAGGTATGTCGCCAGCACTCTTAGAGCACCCTGTTTACGGTGGTAATCCAATAGTGCGTGCTAAAGTAGAAGAGTTTATTGAAGACAGTAAAAACTACACTAATATAATCAGAAAAGTGCAACCTAACATGGCCTTTACTGCCGACTTAGTTAATGAATCTGGCGTTAATGCTCGTCGTCACCGCGACCATGAAAAATGGGTATGGTCAAAAGAGTACGGCAACTTTATTGCCTTAAAATCTATGACCTCATCAGCAGGCGAATTGGTTGCAATGTCAGGTGGTTCAAACCCATACCCTGGTAAATTAGGTGTGGTTGAAGTAGGCGCATTAGCCGACTTATTACTTGTAGACGGTAACCCGCTTGAGGACATCAGTGTAATTGGCGGTAACGAAAAATGGTTTGCGGCACCTGCTCGTGACAAAGGTATAAAAACATTAAAAGTAATAATGAAAGACGGTAAAATTTATAAAAACACATTATAA